Proteins co-encoded in one uncultured Bacteroides sp. genomic window:
- a CDS encoding TolC family protein, with protein sequence MKKYIILIAVLLFSGGAFAQQSWSLKDCIEYALKHNIQIQKQELANEQQKVELNSAKNKRLPDLSGSMSQDFRFGRATSPVDNSYVNKNSSNSSLGLNASVPIFTGFQIPNNIELSKLNLKAATEDLNKAREDISVNVTSAFLQVLFNEELCKVAKEQINLSKEQLDRITRMEEVGKASTAQVYEAKANLAQDELSAVQAENNRKLAILELTQLLELSTPEGFSIVSPEMEPGFGALSTPEDIYTQAIVNKPAVLAAQYRLQGMDKNIKIAQGAYYPTLSLNGSLGTGYYTMSGITSNGFGKQLNDNFNQYIGLSLSIPIFNRYETRNRIKTARLNYSTQALQVEESKKGLFKEIQQAYYNAVAAGAKFTSSKTAVEASEESFKLMRQKYENGKATSVEFNQVKMNLMKVSSDRIQAKYDYIFRTKILDFYKGVTLSL encoded by the coding sequence ATGAAAAAATATATCATTCTTATTGCAGTATTACTATTTTCCGGAGGGGCTTTTGCTCAGCAAAGCTGGTCTCTCAAGGATTGCATAGAGTATGCATTGAAACATAATATTCAGATTCAGAAGCAGGAACTTGCAAACGAGCAGCAAAAAGTGGAACTGAACTCAGCAAAGAATAAGAGACTTCCCGATTTAAGCGGAAGTATGTCTCAGGATTTTAGGTTTGGGCGCGCAACTTCTCCTGTGGATAACTCTTATGTGAATAAAAACAGCAGTAACAGTAGTTTAGGTCTTAACGCCAGTGTGCCAATTTTTACAGGCTTTCAGATACCAAATAATATCGAATTAAGTAAGCTTAATCTGAAAGCTGCCACTGAGGATTTGAATAAAGCCAGAGAAGATATAAGTGTAAATGTGACTTCCGCATTTTTACAAGTCCTTTTTAATGAAGAATTGTGTAAAGTGGCCAAGGAACAGATTAACCTCAGTAAGGAACAACTCGACAGAATTACCCGGATGGAAGAGGTAGGAAAAGCTTCAACCGCTCAGGTATACGAGGCAAAAGCCAATCTGGCTCAGGATGAACTATCTGCTGTGCAGGCGGAGAATAACCGCAAGCTGGCTATTCTTGAACTTACACAACTACTGGAACTTTCAACTCCAGAGGGATTCTCTATTGTTTCTCCTGAAATGGAACCGGGATTCGGGGCTTTAAGTACTCCGGAAGATATTTATACTCAGGCTATTGTTAATAAACCGGCAGTGTTGGCTGCCCAGTATCGTTTGCAGGGAATGGACAAGAATATTAAGATTGCACAGGGAGCTTATTACCCCACACTCTCTCTTAACGGATCATTAGGTACCGGATATTATACCATGTCGGGTATTACCAGTAATGGCTTTGGTAAGCAATTGAATGATAATTTCAACCAATATATTGGCCTTTCATTAAGTATTCCTATCTTTAATCGTTACGAAACACGTAACAGGATAAAGACAGCTCGCTTAAACTATAGCACTCAAGCTCTTCAGGTAGAAGAATCAAAGAAAGGACTCTTTAAAGAGATTCAGCAGGCATATTATAACGCTGTGGCAGCAGGGGCAAAATTTACTTCCAGTAAGACTGCTGTTGAAGCTAGCGAAGAATCATTTAAGTTGATGCGCCAGAAGTATGAAAACGGAAAAGCTACTTCTGTAGAGTTTAACCAGGTGAAGATGAATCTTATGAAGGTTTCTTCTGATCGTATTCAGGCTAAATATGATTATATATTCAGAACAAAGATTCTTGATTTTTATAAGGGAGTTACACTTTCTCTGTAA
- a CDS encoding efflux RND transporter periplasmic adaptor subunit, which yields MKKYIRIFLIVVVAAIFISTFVFLYVKSQPKEIKYEIVTPKVADIEKSTVATGKVEPRDEILIKPQISGIVAEVYKQAGQSVKKGEVIAKVKVIPELGQLNSAESRVRIANINYKQALQEYDRQKSLFKDKLISKEEFEKSEVSMKTAKEEVSTSKDNLDIVKEGITKNSATYSNTMIRSTIDGLILDIPIKKGNSVIMSNTFNDGTTIATVANMKDLIFKGKIDETEVGRIKEGMPIKLTIGALQNLKFDAELEYISPKGVTENGANLFEIKAAIHASPNVKIRSGYSANAEIVLERVGKVLSVPESTVEFSGDSTFVYVLKTDKPKQTFDRRRVAVGVSDGIKIQIKGGITAKDKVRGAVIEEKKPDAENKNN from the coding sequence ATGAAAAAGTACATCAGAATCTTTTTAATAGTGGTTGTAGCTGCCATTTTTATCAGCACATTTGTTTTTCTTTATGTTAAGTCTCAACCCAAAGAAATAAAGTATGAAATTGTAACTCCAAAGGTTGCCGACATTGAAAAAAGTACCGTGGCTACAGGTAAAGTAGAACCTCGTGACGAAATTCTTATTAAACCTCAGATTTCTGGTATTGTGGCTGAAGTCTACAAACAAGCCGGTCAGTCTGTAAAGAAGGGAGAGGTAATTGCCAAAGTAAAGGTAATCCCGGAATTGGGACAATTGAACTCTGCCGAAAGCCGCGTTCGTATTGCAAACATCAACTACAAGCAAGCTTTACAGGAATATGACCGTCAGAAAAGTCTGTTTAAAGATAAGTTAATCAGCAAAGAAGAGTTTGAAAAGAGTGAAGTATCAATGAAAACTGCTAAAGAAGAAGTATCAACTTCAAAAGACAATCTCGATATTGTAAAAGAAGGTATTACCAAAAATTCTGCAACTTACAGTAATACGATGATTCGTTCTACTATTGACGGATTGATTCTTGATATACCTATAAAGAAAGGAAACTCAGTTATTATGAGTAATACATTTAATGATGGTACCACTATTGCCACTGTTGCCAACATGAAGGACCTTATCTTTAAAGGAAAAATAGATGAAACTGAAGTAGGCCGCATTAAAGAAGGAATGCCTATAAAGCTAACAATTGGTGCTTTGCAAAATCTTAAATTTGATGCTGAGCTAGAATATATATCTCCGAAGGGGGTTACAGAAAATGGTGCTAATTTATTCGAAATAAAAGCTGCAATCCATGCTTCTCCGAATGTGAAGATCCGTTCAGGTTATAGTGCTAATGCAGAAATTGTGCTTGAGCGAGTGGGAAAAGTATTGTCTGTGCCCGAAAGTACAGTAGAGTTTTCCGGAGATTCAACTTTTGTTTATGTCCTGAAGACAGATAAGCCCAAACAGACTTTTGATAGAAGACGTGTAGCCGTAGGCGTAAGCGATGGAATAAAGATTCAAATAAAGGGTGGAATTACAGCTAAAGACAAAGTGCGTGGGGCTGTGATTGAAGAGAAGAAGCCTGATGCAGAAAACAAAAACAACTAA
- a CDS encoding ABC transporter permease: MKFTDIDYWEEILITITRNKTRSMLTAFGIFWGIFMLVALIGGGNGLQQMMSRNFAGFATNSCFIISQQTSEPYKGFRKGRKWDLENNDVATLRSRISDIEDITPNLFRWGASVVRGDKKGTFVAKGVYPSYDKIEKQTMLYGRFINDVDISEQRKVCTIGTRIYETLFKKGQDPCGQYIRVDGIYYQIVGVCSGVSNINIGGSSEEMVNIPFATMQQAYNMGKIVHIICLTAKHGVSITSLEPKIQELIKYNHLISPKDPQAVMVLNMEEMFKMVDSLFSGIRTLVWLVGLGTLLAGAIGVSNIMMVTVRERTVEIGIRRAIGARPREIMQQILSESMVLTAIAGLTGISFAVLILQVAEVGITASGTVAHFQVSFWTAIGMALLLLSLGLFAGLAPAYRAMSIKPIDAMRDE; encoded by the coding sequence ATGAAATTTACAGATATAGATTATTGGGAGGAAATCCTCATAACTATTACCCGCAACAAAACACGTAGTATGTTGACCGCTTTTGGTATTTTCTGGGGGATATTTATGCTGGTTGCCTTAATCGGGGGAGGTAATGGCCTGCAGCAGATGATGAGCCGTAACTTTGCCGGATTTGCAACGAACTCATGTTTTATTATTAGTCAGCAAACTAGTGAACCTTATAAAGGATTCCGTAAAGGCCGTAAATGGGATTTGGAAAATAATGATGTGGCAACGCTTCGAAGTCGTATTTCTGATATTGAAGATATAACTCCCAACCTTTTCCGATGGGGAGCTAGTGTCGTTCGTGGCGATAAAAAGGGTACGTTTGTTGCTAAGGGAGTATATCCTTCTTATGACAAAATTGAAAAGCAAACAATGTTGTATGGTCGCTTTATTAATGATGTTGATATAAGTGAGCAGCGTAAAGTCTGCACTATTGGTACCCGTATATATGAAACGCTTTTCAAAAAAGGACAAGATCCTTGCGGACAGTACATTCGTGTGGATGGAATCTATTACCAAATTGTAGGTGTCTGCTCAGGAGTCAGTAATATCAATATTGGCGGGTCAAGTGAAGAGATGGTAAATATTCCTTTTGCTACTATGCAGCAAGCTTACAATATGGGGAAAATAGTACATATAATCTGTTTAACGGCTAAGCATGGCGTATCAATAACTTCTTTAGAACCCAAGATACAAGAATTGATAAAGTATAATCACCTGATATCTCCCAAAGATCCTCAGGCAGTGATGGTTCTGAATATGGAAGAGATGTTTAAGATGGTAGACAGTTTGTTTTCAGGTATCAGGACACTTGTATGGCTTGTTGGATTAGGAACATTACTTGCCGGTGCTATCGGTGTGAGCAATATAATGATGGTTACCGTTCGTGAACGGACAGTGGAAATTGGTATTCGCCGCGCCATCGGTGCCCGCCCTCGTGAGATAATGCAACAGATTCTTTCCGAGAGTATGGTGTTGACGGCCATTGCCGGACTAACCGGAATCTCATTTGCTGTTTTGATTCTTCAGGTTGCTGAAGTAGGGATTACAGCCAGTGGCACGGTTGCTCACTTTCAGGTTTCTTTCTGGACGGCAATAGGAATGGCACTTCTGCTACTCTCTCTGGGATTGTTTGCCGGACTGGCGCCAGCTTACCGGGCAATGTCAATAAAACCTATTGATGCTATGCGTGATGAATAA
- a CDS encoding ABC transporter permease, producing MKIGIDIWQEIYSTIKQNKLRTVLTGFSVSWGIFMLIVLMGWGNGIIHAFEDASADMAKNSIRIFPGWTSKTYQGLESNRRIQFDNNDVNITKNKFTNNVVLAGATVSESGITLSNKDEYVSLELDGVFPSYTNIEPVKLDQNGGRFINDLDINQRRKVIVIHYKTKEVLFRKESAIGKFVNAGGVTYQVVGIYRDKGNRDARSAYIPFTTAQTIYNKADTIDNIIFTTRNLNTVAANKDFEKEYRKTVGSHHRFDPEDMNAMYIWNRFTQYLQQLTAKTILTTAVWIIGIFTLLSGIVGVSNIMLITVKERTREFGIRKALGASPASILWLVILESILITTIFGYIGMVAGIGLTEYMNAVDGVKSFTIGGMENTVYKNPTVDIDIAIKATVTLIVAGTLAGFFPARKAVKIRPIEALKAE from the coding sequence ATGAAAATAGGAATTGATATTTGGCAAGAAATATATAGTACGATAAAGCAAAATAAGTTGCGAACCGTGCTTACCGGGTTTTCCGTTTCATGGGGAATCTTTATGCTGATTGTTCTTATGGGATGGGGCAATGGTATTATACATGCTTTTGAAGATGCTTCGGCTGATATGGCAAAAAACTCCATTAGAATATTCCCTGGTTGGACCAGTAAAACTTATCAGGGGCTTGAATCTAACAGAAGAATTCAGTTTGACAATAATGATGTGAACATTACCAAAAATAAATTCACGAATAATGTGGTTTTAGCAGGAGCAACGGTGAGCGAGAGCGGAATTACTCTTTCCAATAAAGACGAATATGTTTCGTTAGAGTTGGATGGCGTTTTTCCATCATATACAAATATTGAACCTGTAAAGTTAGACCAGAACGGTGGTCGTTTTATCAATGATCTGGATATAAACCAGAGAAGGAAAGTCATTGTGATACATTATAAAACAAAAGAAGTTCTCTTTCGTAAAGAAAGTGCTATAGGTAAATTTGTGAATGCCGGTGGAGTTACTTATCAAGTGGTTGGTATTTACAGAGATAAAGGTAACAGGGATGCACGTTCTGCTTATATTCCTTTTACTACAGCTCAAACTATATATAATAAAGCTGATACAATAGATAATATAATCTTTACGACACGTAACCTAAATACCGTGGCTGCAAATAAAGATTTTGAAAAGGAATATCGCAAGACTGTAGGTAGTCATCATCGTTTTGATCCTGAAGATATGAACGCAATGTATATATGGAATCGTTTTACGCAGTATCTGCAACAACTTACAGCCAAGACTATTCTGACTACAGCAGTTTGGATAATTGGTATATTTACTTTGTTGAGTGGTATTGTCGGGGTAAGTAATATTATGTTGATTACTGTGAAGGAAAGAACCCGTGAATTTGGTATTCGTAAAGCTTTAGGAGCATCACCAGCGTCTATTTTGTGGTTAGTTATTCTGGAGAGTATACTTATAACGACTATTTTCGGGTATATTGGTATGGTTGCTGGAATCGGACTGACAGAATATATGAATGCTGTAGATGGGGTTAAATCGTTTACTATAGGAGGAATGGAAAATACAGTATACAAGAATCCTACAGTGGATATTGACATTGCAATAAAGGCAACAGTGACTTTGATTGTTGCCGGTACGTTGGCGGGATTTTTCCCTGCCAGGAAGGCTGTGAAGATTAGACCAATTGAAGCATTAAAAGCAGAATAA
- a CDS encoding ABC transporter ATP-binding protein, whose protein sequence is MIHLEDINKTYYNGAPLHVLKGINLDIERGEFVSIMGASGSGKSTLLNILGILDNYDTGDYYLNDVLIKKLSETRAAEYRNRMIGFIFQSFNLISFKNAMENVALPLFYQNVSRKKRNILAMEYLDKLGLKEWAHHMPNELSGGQKQRVAIARALISQPQIILADEPTGALDSKTSDEVMQILKDVNDLGMTLVVVTHESGVANRTNKIIHIKDGIIESVEDNANHNLSPFGNGKMMK, encoded by the coding sequence ATGATACATTTAGAAGACATAAACAAGACCTATTATAACGGAGCCCCTCTTCATGTGCTCAAAGGAATTAATCTTGATATTGAACGTGGTGAGTTTGTTTCCATTATGGGGGCATCAGGCTCAGGAAAATCTACTTTGCTCAACATTCTAGGTATATTAGATAACTATGATACCGGAGATTATTATCTAAACGATGTTCTTATTAAAAAATTGAGTGAAACCCGGGCTGCTGAATATCGTAACCGGATGATTGGGTTTATTTTTCAGTCTTTTAATCTTATTTCTTTTAAGAATGCGATGGAAAATGTGGCATTACCTCTTTTTTATCAGAATGTAAGCCGAAAGAAAAGAAATATTCTGGCGATGGAATATCTGGATAAACTGGGACTCAAGGAATGGGCACATCACATGCCTAATGAACTTTCCGGAGGACAGAAACAACGTGTAGCTATTGCTCGGGCATTGATCTCACAACCTCAGATTATTCTTGCAGATGAGCCTACCGGTGCTTTGGATAGTAAGACTTCGGATGAGGTTATGCAGATTCTTAAGGATGTAAATGACCTTGGTATGACTTTGGTGGTTGTCACCCATGAGTCAGGAGTGGCTAATAGGACAAATAAAATAATTCATATAAAAGATGGAATTATTGAATCTGTAGAAGATAACGCTAATCACAACCTGTCACCGTTTGGTAACGGTAAAATGATGAAATAA
- a CDS encoding ROK family protein gives MISSMGKPYVVGIDIGGTNSVFGIVDARGTILCSGSVKTQAYDKVEDYVDAVCKNLLPLIESEGGVEKIKGIGIGAPNGNFYSGTIEFAPNLPWKGVIHLAELFERRLGIPTALTNDANAAAVGEMTYGAARGMKDFIMITLGTGVGSGIVINGQVVYGHDGFAGELGHVIVRHENGRMCGCGRKGCLEAYCSATGVARTAREFLVARSDESLLRHISSEEITSKDVFDAAVKGDKLAQEIFEFTGSLLGEALANFVAFSSPEAIILFGGLAKSGDYIMKPVQNALDKNVLNIFKGKTKLLVSELKDSDAAVLGASALGWELRDIKE, from the coding sequence ATGATTTCAAGCATGGGAAAGCCCTACGTTGTAGGCATTGATATAGGTGGAACAAATAGTGTTTTTGGCATCGTAGATGCTCGTGGTACAATTTTATGCAGCGGATCTGTAAAGACTCAGGCATACGATAAAGTAGAGGATTATGTAGATGCTGTATGCAAAAACCTGCTTCCTCTTATTGAATCCGAGGGGGGTGTAGAAAAAATTAAAGGCATCGGTATTGGAGCTCCAAACGGTAACTTTTATAGCGGAACCATTGAATTTGCTCCTAACCTTCCATGGAAAGGCGTAATCCATTTAGCTGAACTGTTTGAGCGAAGACTTGGCATTCCAACAGCTTTAACCAATGATGCAAATGCAGCAGCTGTAGGCGAAATGACTTATGGTGCAGCACGTGGTATGAAAGATTTTATTATGATTACTCTTGGTACAGGTGTTGGTAGCGGAATCGTTATTAACGGTCAGGTGGTGTATGGACATGATGGTTTTGCCGGCGAATTAGGACATGTAATTGTACGTCACGAAAACGGAAGAATGTGCGGTTGCGGACGCAAAGGATGTCTGGAAGCTTACTGTTCGGCAACAGGTGTGGCCCGTACAGCACGTGAATTCTTGGTTGCCCGTTCTGATGAAAGTCTGCTTCGACATATTTCTTCTGAAGAAATCACTTCAAAAGATGTATTTGATGCTGCAGTAAAAGGGGATAAACTAGCTCAGGAGATATTCGAGTTCACAGGTTCTTTGTTGGGGGAAGCTTTGGCTAACTTTGTTGCCTTTTCAAGCCCTGAAGCAATTATCTTATTCGGTGGATTAGCAAAATCAGGCGATTACATCATGAAACCTGTTCAAAATGCCCTTGATAAGAATGTTTTGAATATATTCAAAGGAAAAACAAAACTTCTTGTATCTGAACTTAAAGATTCTGATGCAGCAGTTCTTGGCGCCAGTGCTCTTGGTTGGGAATTAAGAGATATCAAAGAATAA
- a CDS encoding acetate kinase, producing MKILVLNCGSSSIKYKLFNMDTKEVMAQGGIEKIGLKGSFLKLTLPGGDKVMLEGEILEHTAGIEYILGVLVSEKYGCIKSLDEINAVGHRVVHGGEKFNKSVLITDQVIEKIVECIDIAPLHNPPNLKGIRAVSELMPNAPQIAVFDTAFHQTMPDYAYMYGIPYQLYKKYGIRRYGFHGTSHRYVSNRVCEFLGVSPEGQRIITCHVGNGGSVSAIKDGKSIDTSMGFTPVEGLLMGTRAGDIDAGVVSYIMDKEMIGTASISTLLNKHSGVLGVSGVSSDMRELDAACQEGNERAILAEKMYYYRIKKYVGAYTAALGGVDIIVFTGGVGENQSRCRSEVCDGLQYMGVSLDQELNNKIHGDEAVISTPDSKVKVVVIPTDEEFMIASDTMQILSAK from the coding sequence ATGAAAATATTAGTGCTCAATTGCGGTAGTTCGTCCATCAAATATAAGTTGTTCAATATGGACACTAAAGAGGTGATGGCTCAAGGCGGAATAGAAAAAATTGGATTAAAAGGTTCTTTTCTTAAACTGACTCTTCCTGGCGGGGACAAGGTTATGTTGGAAGGAGAAATTCTTGAACATACAGCCGGTATTGAATATATTCTTGGAGTCTTAGTTAGCGAAAAATATGGTTGCATCAAATCTTTGGATGAAATTAATGCAGTAGGACATCGTGTGGTTCATGGAGGAGAGAAGTTCAATAAGTCTGTGCTGATTACAGATCAGGTAATAGAAAAGATTGTGGAATGTATAGACATTGCACCACTTCATAATCCACCAAACTTGAAAGGTATCCGTGCCGTTTCAGAATTAATGCCAAATGCACCTCAGATTGCTGTATTCGATACTGCTTTCCACCAGACTATGCCAGATTATGCATATATGTATGGCATTCCTTACCAACTTTACAAGAAATATGGCATTCGCCGTTATGGCTTCCACGGAACCAGTCATCGTTACGTTTCAAATCGTGTATGTGAATTCCTTGGCGTTTCACCTGAAGGACAGCGTATTATTACTTGTCACGTAGGTAATGGGGGATCTGTTTCTGCTATTAAGGATGGGAAATCTATTGATACTTCAATGGGATTTACTCCTGTAGAAGGTTTATTAATGGGAACACGTGCAGGAGATATTGATGCCGGAGTTGTTTCTTATATCATGGATAAAGAGATGATTGGTACAGCTTCAATTTCTACATTATTAAATAAACATAGTGGAGTTCTTGGGGTGTCTGGTGTTTCCAGCGATATGCGCGAACTTGACGCTGCATGTCAGGAAGGAAATGAACGTGCTATTCTTGCAGAAAAGATGTATTACTACCGTATTAAGAAATACGTAGGTGCTTATACTGCAGCTTTAGGTGGAGTTGATATTATCGTATTTACCGGAGGCGTTGGTGAGAATCAGTCAAGATGCCGTTCTGAAGTTTGTGATGGTCTTCAATATATGGGAGTTTCTCTTGATCAGGAATTGAATAATAAAATTCATGGCGATGAGGCTGTTATCAGCACTCCTGATTCTAAAGTTAAAGTGGTTGTAATTCCTACAGATGAAGAATTTATGATCGCTTCTGATACCATGCAGATTTTATCAGCGAAATAA
- a CDS encoding 3-hydroxyacyl-CoA dehydrogenase NAD-binding domain-containing protein translates to MAEMIKEPIENYGLSSKDRKKTLFSKIGIVGCGKEGSKIATVAATAGIEVVFLEISDEKIQKAFDRIAGELDMRIATWGLTESEKKTILGRITGTLIFDAFKDCDFVIEAVRYDENGERSLKHRKEIFKNLEAVLAEDAIIATNASSVVITELAAELQHKERCVCLHFVMMQPQSRVMEIVRGLYTSDSCYNKVCQFAKLISYDYVTVEESAGLVNNRLFFTLLNEACAILQEGLTTPIEIDSIIKFGLGQRQGVFCMADQMGIEKIVPQMEDLYQEFGSLKYKPSPLLLRLNRAKRWGVSTGMGFYAYDEEGNRMINENEKK, encoded by the coding sequence ATGGCAGAAATGATTAAAGAACCAATTGAGAACTACGGATTAAGTTCAAAAGACCGTAAGAAAACTTTGTTCTCTAAGATTGGTATCGTGGGCTGCGGAAAAGAAGGTTCCAAAATTGCAACAGTTGCTGCTACAGCCGGTATAGAAGTTGTATTCCTGGAAATCAGTGATGAAAAGATACAGAAAGCTTTTGATCGTATCGCTGGTGAACTTGATATGCGTATTGCAACATGGGGGCTTACTGAGTCTGAAAAGAAAACAATTCTTGGACGTATTACTGGAACGTTGATTTTTGATGCTTTCAAGGATTGCGACTTTGTAATTGAAGCAGTACGTTATGATGAGAATGGAGAGAGAAGTCTGAAGCATCGTAAGGAGATCTTTAAAAATCTGGAAGCTGTTTTGGCTGAAGATGCTATTATCGCAACCAATGCTTCTTCTGTTGTAATTACAGAACTGGCAGCTGAACTTCAGCATAAAGAACGTTGCGTATGCTTACATTTTGTAATGATGCAGCCTCAAAGCCGTGTTATGGAAATTGTTCGCGGACTCTATACTTCTGACTCTTGCTATAACAAGGTTTGTCAGTTCGCTAAACTGATTAGCTATGATTATGTGACAGTGGAAGAATCTGCAGGCTTGGTTAACAACCGTTTGTTCTTTACTCTGTTGAATGAGGCTTGTGCTATTCTTCAGGAAGGTTTAACTACTCCAATTGAGATTGACTCGATCATAAAATTTGGTTTGGGACAAAGACAAGGCGTATTCTGTATGGCCGATCAAATGGGCATAGAAAAAATTGTTCCTCAGATGGAAGACTTGTATCAGGAATTTGGGTCTTTGAAATATAAACCATCTCCATTGTTACTCCGGTTAAATCGCGCTAAGCGTTGGGGAGTAAGCACAGGCATGGGTTTCTATGCTTATGATGAAGAAGGGAACCGTATGATTAATGAGAATGAGAAAAAATAG